A section of the Nitrososphaerales archaeon genome encodes:
- a CDS encoding leucyl aminopeptidase, whose amino-acid sequence MEVVVESGNIEVKDYELLAVNLFEKEGLSETIKFIDRALDGLITRLIEAQEFQGRLNQTNLIHTMGKLKIKRVLMVGLGEKKEFNLEVVRIASGKVAQIVRELGLESYAQLFLEGTEFDADIIAQSVLEGSELALYRFDQYKTEKDERAKLVKKLIIYTPNEGLVPKIYEGVKVGGIIVEGVKLARDLANMPSNIGTPTFLAEKAIEVAKDCGLKCQILEREDMERLGMGGILNVSRGSDQPPKFIILEYNPLNDRVSPIVLIGKAITFDSGGISIKPSERMDEMKYDKSGGSAVIAIMQTVAKLKLPLRVIGIIPATENLPSGKAYKPGDIIKIYGGKTVEVINTDAEGRLILADAISYATQYKPEAIIDLATLTGACVIALGTLTCGMMGNDQRLKKGLMEAAKLSGEMVWELPLWKEYGEFIKSEVADMKNVGGRAAGAIIGAIFLSKFVENYPWVHLDIAGTAYTQEGSLEKTYIPKGATGFGVRLITQLLRNWKNL is encoded by the coding sequence ATGGAGGTAGTAGTAGAGAGTGGCAATATTGAAGTTAAGGATTATGAGCTACTCGCGGTAAACCTTTTTGAAAAGGAAGGATTATCAGAAACTATAAAGTTCATCGATAGAGCATTGGACGGTCTGATAACGAGGCTCATAGAGGCTCAAGAGTTTCAAGGCAGGTTGAATCAGACCAATCTTATCCATACGATGGGCAAACTTAAGATCAAAAGGGTACTGATGGTAGGTTTGGGAGAGAAGAAGGAGTTCAATTTAGAAGTCGTTAGAATAGCATCGGGAAAGGTTGCGCAGATCGTACGTGAACTCGGATTAGAAAGCTATGCCCAACTATTCCTTGAGGGTACGGAGTTTGATGCTGATATAATAGCACAGAGCGTTCTAGAAGGTAGTGAGTTGGCACTATACCGATTCGATCAGTACAAAACGGAAAAGGATGAGAGGGCGAAGTTAGTAAAGAAATTGATCATCTACACACCGAATGAAGGCTTGGTTCCGAAGATCTATGAAGGGGTAAAGGTTGGCGGAATTATAGTGGAAGGGGTAAAGCTCGCAAGAGATTTGGCCAATATGCCGAGTAATATAGGCACTCCTACATTTCTGGCTGAGAAGGCTATAGAAGTCGCTAAGGATTGTGGGTTAAAGTGTCAAATTTTGGAGCGTGAGGATATGGAACGGTTGGGCATGGGCGGGATATTAAATGTATCGAGGGGTAGTGATCAGCCGCCAAAATTCATCATTCTGGAGTATAATCCATTGAATGATCGAGTATCTCCCATAGTACTGATCGGTAAAGCGATCACATTCGATAGTGGGGGTATATCGATCAAGCCTAGTGAGAGGATGGATGAGATGAAGTACGATAAATCTGGAGGTTCTGCAGTGATAGCGATTATGCAGACGGTAGCTAAACTCAAACTACCGTTACGTGTTATAGGTATTATACCCGCTACGGAGAATCTGCCAAGTGGTAAAGCGTACAAGCCTGGTGATATTATCAAGATATATGGAGGGAAGACTGTAGAGGTCATCAATACGGATGCCGAGGGTAGATTGATACTTGCCGATGCCATATCGTACGCTACTCAGTATAAGCCTGAAGCGATCATCGATCTAGCCACACTGACTGGAGCATGTGTAATAGCCCTCGGAACTTTAACGTGTGGTATGATGGGGAATGATCAGCGTTTGAAGAAGGGGTTGATGGAGGCAGCAAAGTTATCTGGAGAAATGGTTTGGGAGTTGCCTTTATGGAAGGAGTACGGTGAATTTATCAAGAGTGAAGTGGCAGATATGAAGAATGTAGGCGGAAGGGCAGCGGGAGCGATCATCGGTGCGATCTTCCTCAGCAAATTTGTAGAGAATTATCCATGGGTGCATTTAGATATCGCTGGTACCGCATACACACAAGAGGGTAGTTTGGAGAAGACATACATACCGAAGGGTGCTACGGGTTTCGGTGTACGACTCATTACACAACTCTTACGCAACTGGAAGAACCTTTAA